The following proteins are co-located in the Apium graveolens cultivar Ventura chromosome 5, ASM990537v1, whole genome shotgun sequence genome:
- the LOC141723361 gene encoding uncharacterized protein LOC141723361, with the protein MGAQSLASSNAYFQGAVRQAESWKRASDKADNALRRQQKKYATLEKKLKRKEEELGESNAELVVLRAEKDKAIDNYLDSEEFAQSMRIRDDSVFPEFFRTGWDTALGTVNEACPDINPADYICPDDEALLQRFRTRVVVSDHVPQDPLLPPPESFSRPAEDDSSSSSETTETSSESGEDDDMDAEGTSAP; encoded by the exons atgggagcccagtctctggcttcg tctaacgcctactttcaaggcgctgtgaggcaagccgaatcatggaagcgggcttctgataaggccgataatgccctcaggaggcagcagaagaagtatgctaccctggagaagaagctcaagcgcaaggaggaagaactcggagagtctaacgccgagctggtggtacttcgggcggagaaggataaagctatagacaattatctggactcggaggagtttgcccaatccatgaggattagggatgattcagtctttcccgagttttttaggactggctgggacacggcccttgggaccgtgaacgaggcttgtcctgatattaacccggcggactacatctgccctgacgatgaggctttgctacagaggtttcgtacccgagtagttgtctcggatcatgttcctcaggatccacttcttcctcctcccgagtctttttccagacctgctgaggatgacagctcttcctcctccgagacgacggagacatctagcgagagcggagaagacgatgatatggacgccgagggcacctcagctccttag